The following are from one region of the Haloactinomyces albus genome:
- a CDS encoding benzoate/H(+) symporter BenE family transporter gives MTIDQTERTDGENRLFEPPARPFPTLRHMARDFGARYFANGLVGLIFAATGPVAVILAVGSQGGLAQAQLASWIFGVFFINGILTVLACWFYQQPLSFFWTIPGTVLVGPALDHLSWPEVVGAFLATGVLILLLGLSGWVRRVMSAIPMPIVMGMVAGVFLSFGLDLVHALVGDIAIAGPMVLLFLLLSWHSSLGRRIPPIIGALLIGGVAVAMSGRFAPETTTVQWIASPMVQTPQWSWQAMLELVIPLAITVLVVQNGQGTAVLRSAGHPAPVNMVAIACGAWSVLTSFVGSVSTCLTGPTNALLTASGERSRHYIAGISCGLLAIVFGLFAPLFTDLMLATPGAFIATLGGLAMLRVLQSSFVTAFSTRFTFGALITFVVTVADVEIMNIGSAFWGLIAGIAVSWLLERSDFAASEEARS, from the coding sequence ATGACCATCGATCAAACGGAGCGGACGGACGGCGAAAACCGCCTGTTCGAGCCTCCCGCACGACCATTTCCCACCTTGCGTCACATGGCACGGGATTTCGGCGCACGTTATTTCGCCAATGGATTGGTCGGTCTGATCTTCGCGGCTACCGGCCCGGTCGCGGTGATTCTCGCGGTCGGCAGTCAGGGCGGTCTCGCACAGGCCCAGTTGGCCTCGTGGATCTTCGGGGTCTTTTTTATCAACGGCATCCTCACGGTCCTGGCGTGCTGGTTCTACCAGCAGCCGTTGTCCTTTTTCTGGACGATCCCCGGTACCGTGCTCGTCGGCCCGGCTCTGGACCACCTGAGCTGGCCCGAAGTGGTCGGTGCCTTTCTCGCCACCGGGGTGTTGATTCTCCTGCTGGGGCTGAGTGGATGGGTACGCCGGGTGATGTCGGCCATCCCGATGCCGATCGTGATGGGCATGGTCGCCGGAGTGTTTCTGAGCTTCGGTCTCGACCTCGTGCACGCATTGGTCGGCGATATCGCGATCGCGGGCCCGATGGTGCTGCTGTTCCTGCTGCTGAGTTGGCACAGCTCGCTGGGTCGGCGGATCCCACCGATCATCGGCGCGCTGCTGATCGGCGGCGTCGCGGTGGCGATGTCCGGGCGTTTCGCTCCGGAGACCACGACCGTGCAGTGGATCGCCTCCCCGATGGTGCAGACACCGCAATGGTCGTGGCAGGCGATGCTCGAACTGGTCATTCCGCTGGCGATCACGGTGCTGGTGGTGCAGAACGGGCAGGGAACTGCGGTGCTGCGCTCTGCGGGGCATCCCGCGCCGGTCAACATGGTCGCCATCGCCTGCGGGGCCTGGTCGGTGCTGACGTCCTTCGTCGGATCCGTGTCCACATGCCTCACCGGTCCGACGAACGCCCTGCTGACGGCATCGGGAGAGCGGTCGCGCCACTACATCGCCGGGATTTCCTGCGGACTGCTCGCGATCGTCTTCGGATTGTTCGCGCCCCTGTTCACCGATCTCATGCTGGCCACACCCGGCGCGTTCATCGCCACCCTGGGCGGGCTGGCGATGCTGCGGGTGCTGCAAAGCTCGTTCGTGACCGCGTTCAGCACCCGGTTCACCTTCGGTGCCCTGATCACCTTCGTGGTCACCGTGGCCGATGTGGAGATCATGAACATCGGCTCCGCCTTCTGGGGGTTGATTGCCGGGATCGCCGTGTCGTGGCTGCTGGAGCGCTCCGACTTCGCAGCTTCCGAGGAAGCACGATCCTGA
- a CDS encoding LacI family DNA-binding transcriptional regulator: protein MRKVTDVQQRKPTIYDVARHCGVAASTVSRAFGNPSRVNPDTREIVRAAALEVGYAPRPLARAEAPTRARTLTLVVTDIANPYYANLIKAAQAQAVDNGYTLALTDSDESPKLEATNLRKLLATTSGGILATSRLSDEAIRQLAQRRPLVVVNRQVEGIPSLVVDTANGMRKAVRHLAVLGHQRLAYLSGPRNSWINSERWHAVHEEAATHGIHVDLLGPFAPNRQGGHEAADALILQGSTAAIAYNDLIAIGTLQHMQANGVRIPEEFSLIGCDDIFGSDLTTPMLTTISGPTDRLGRHAVDLAHMQLTTRDALPEPMTFDTHLVIRGSTTSNGHGN from the coding sequence ATGAGAAAGGTCACCGACGTGCAACAACGCAAACCGACGATCTACGACGTGGCTCGCCACTGCGGCGTGGCCGCCTCCACGGTATCCCGCGCATTCGGCAATCCCTCCCGCGTCAATCCCGACACCAGGGAAATCGTCCGAGCGGCGGCACTCGAGGTCGGCTACGCCCCTCGCCCACTGGCCCGGGCGGAGGCACCCACTCGAGCACGCACCCTGACGCTCGTCGTGACCGACATCGCCAACCCCTACTACGCGAACTTGATCAAGGCGGCCCAGGCTCAGGCCGTGGACAACGGCTACACGCTGGCGCTGACCGACAGCGACGAGTCACCGAAGCTCGAAGCGACCAACCTGCGGAAACTACTGGCCACCACCAGTGGCGGGATCCTGGCGACCTCCAGGCTCTCCGACGAGGCCATCCGGCAGCTCGCCCAGCGCCGTCCGCTGGTCGTGGTGAACCGGCAGGTCGAGGGCATTCCGAGTCTCGTCGTCGACACCGCGAACGGAATGCGCAAGGCAGTGCGCCATCTCGCCGTGCTGGGGCACCAGCGGCTGGCGTACTTGTCCGGTCCACGCAACTCGTGGATCAACAGCGAGCGGTGGCACGCCGTGCACGAGGAAGCGGCCACACACGGTATCCATGTCGACCTGCTCGGCCCCTTCGCGCCGAACCGCCAGGGCGGTCACGAGGCCGCGGATGCGCTGATCCTGCAGGGCTCGACTGCGGCGATCGCCTACAACGACCTCATCGCGATCGGCACACTGCAACACATGCAGGCCAACGGCGTACGCATTCCCGAGGAGTTCAGCCTCATCGGCTGCGACGACATCTTCGGGTCCGATCTGACGACACCGATGCTGACCACGATCTCGGGACCGACCGACAGACTCGGCAGGCATGCCGTGGATCTCGCCCACATGCAGTTGACCACCCGCGACGCGCTCCCCGAGCCCATGACCTTCGATACGCATCTGGTGATCCGTGGTTCCACCACCAGCAACGGGCATGGCAACTAA
- a CDS encoding mannitol dehydrogenase family protein yields the protein MTRLDRSSANARQAAPVRAVHLGLGAFHRAHQAWYTMADPEWGIAAYTFRNTELPHLLTEQEGLYSLQVSGEAEPHIDIVDSISRAHPGQDTDQWLADLASPEVALLTLTITEAAYHVGGDLDGTAIGRVLAGLRRRYRAGGAPIALVPCDNLAGNGTVLRSNLHAAAAEDSTEFRAWLDESVSFVNTVVDRITPASTEQAPATTSKLTGLDDRAPVVTEPFTEWLLAGDFPLGRPAWERAGARFVDDLDSYQQRKLWFLNGAHSLLAYVGPALGCETIDQAVQHPMLSELMESWWDTAARHASLPADDLAEYRQRLLRRFASRGIRHNLLQIAADGSQKIPARILPVLRAERSLGRMPNSAVATLAGWLIHLRTREVRDPRAAELVTTARSPDPARRVIAALDADLAEDRALISAIETAGKELETRS from the coding sequence ATGACCAGACTCGACCGATCCTCCGCAAATGCCCGCCAAGCCGCACCGGTGCGTGCCGTCCACCTCGGGCTCGGCGCTTTCCACCGGGCGCACCAGGCCTGGTACACCATGGCCGATCCCGAATGGGGAATCGCCGCCTACACATTCCGCAACACGGAGCTACCGCACCTGCTGACCGAGCAGGAAGGTCTGTACTCCTTGCAGGTCAGCGGCGAAGCCGAGCCACACATCGACATCGTCGACTCGATCAGCCGCGCCCACCCCGGGCAGGACACCGATCAGTGGCTCGCCGATCTGGCCTCCCCCGAGGTCGCGCTGCTGACCTTGACGATCACCGAGGCCGCCTACCACGTTGGCGGGGACCTCGACGGGACCGCCATCGGGCGAGTGCTCGCCGGTCTCCGTCGGCGTTACCGCGCCGGCGGCGCACCCATCGCACTCGTCCCCTGCGACAACCTGGCGGGCAACGGCACCGTACTGCGCTCGAATCTGCACGCCGCCGCAGCCGAGGACAGCACGGAATTCCGCGCATGGCTGGACGAGTCCGTGTCCTTCGTCAACACCGTCGTGGACCGCATCACCCCCGCCAGCACCGAACAGGCTCCGGCCACAACGTCGAAGCTGACCGGGCTGGACGATCGGGCCCCCGTGGTGACCGAGCCGTTCACGGAATGGCTGCTCGCCGGAGACTTTCCCCTCGGCCGACCGGCCTGGGAAAGGGCAGGCGCCCGCTTCGTCGACGACCTCGACTCCTATCAGCAGCGCAAGCTCTGGTTTCTCAACGGCGCCCACTCACTGCTGGCCTATGTCGGCCCGGCTCTGGGCTGCGAGACCATCGACCAGGCCGTACAGCATCCGATGCTGTCGGAATTGATGGAATCCTGGTGGGACACCGCAGCACGTCACGCGTCCCTGCCTGCCGACGACCTGGCCGAGTACCGGCAACGCCTGCTCCGACGTTTCGCCTCGCGCGGCATCCGCCACAACCTGCTGCAGATCGCAGCGGACGGGTCACAGAAAATTCCCGCCCGGATTCTGCCGGTATTGCGTGCCGAGCGTTCCCTCGGACGGATGCCGAACAGCGCCGTGGCCACATTGGCGGGCTGGTTGATCCACCTGCGGACGCGAGAGGTCCGCGACCCCCGCGCCGCCGAACTCGTCACGACGGCCCGGTCACCGGATCCGGCGCGTCGAGTCATCGCCGCCCTCGACGCCGACCTGGCCGAGGATCGGGCTCTGATCAGCGCCATCGAGACCGCGGGCAAAGAGCTGGAAACCCGATCCTGA
- the uxaC gene encoding glucuronate isomerase → MDRGTPTTPAARSNGGNGRRTAPHNGRTSLAPHPDRLLPPETGQRAIARRLYDSVRDLPLISPHGHVDPRLLAEDQPFPDPASLLVTPDHYVTRLLHAHGVSLPELGLRDQDGTEPAAPREVWRAFCSHWHLFLGTASRQWLESELHEVLGVEVQPSAETADELFDELTARLGEPAYRPRALYESFNIAVLATTDDPADDLRHHRALAEDPTWSGRVVPTFRPDRYLDATGSGWVRSLDHLAAVSGIDTGDYAGLVRALETRREFFREHGATATDHSAPDARMAFLPEQEASRLFDAVRAGTADEQEAGLLSRQLLGEMARMSSEDGMVMALHTGSRRNHHPETLRRFGPDTGHDIPLQAEFTQALQPMLERFGTHPRFQTVLFTLDETVFSRELAPLAGFYPSVYLGAPWWFLDAPRAMQRFRDAVTETAGFHRNAGFIDDTRGFCSIPARHDTARRVDAAHLSGLVAEHVLSESDAAQVIRDLNERQPRIAFGL, encoded by the coding sequence ATGGATCGTGGTACGCCAACAACTCCGGCAGCACGCTCGAACGGCGGGAACGGCAGGCGCACGGCGCCGCACAACGGCCGCACCTCCCTGGCCCCGCATCCGGATCGGTTACTGCCTCCCGAGACCGGTCAGCGAGCGATCGCGCGTCGCCTGTACGACAGCGTCCGCGATCTGCCGCTGATCAGCCCGCACGGGCATGTCGACCCTCGGCTCCTGGCCGAAGACCAACCGTTCCCCGATCCGGCCTCGCTGCTGGTCACCCCCGACCACTACGTAACGCGCCTGCTGCACGCGCACGGCGTATCGCTCCCCGAACTGGGGCTACGCGACCAGGACGGCACGGAACCCGCCGCCCCGCGGGAGGTGTGGCGAGCCTTCTGCTCGCACTGGCACCTGTTCCTGGGGACCGCATCACGGCAGTGGCTGGAGTCGGAACTGCACGAGGTGCTGGGTGTCGAGGTCCAGCCGTCGGCGGAGACCGCCGACGAGCTGTTCGACGAACTCACCGCTCGACTCGGCGAACCCGCCTACCGCCCCCGCGCACTGTACGAATCCTTCAACATCGCGGTGCTGGCCACCACCGACGACCCCGCAGACGACTTGCGACACCACCGGGCCCTGGCCGAGGATCCGACGTGGTCCGGCCGAGTCGTGCCGACGTTCCGCCCCGATCGCTACCTCGATGCCACCGGCAGCGGGTGGGTGCGGTCCCTGGACCACCTTGCCGCGGTCAGCGGTATCGACACCGGCGACTACGCCGGCCTCGTCCGCGCTCTCGAGACGCGCCGGGAGTTCTTCCGCGAACACGGTGCGACAGCCACCGATCACAGCGCTCCGGACGCGCGCATGGCCTTCCTACCGGAGCAGGAAGCGTCGCGACTGTTCGACGCGGTGCGGGCCGGAACGGCCGACGAGCAGGAAGCCGGGCTGCTCTCCCGGCAACTGCTCGGGGAAATGGCGCGCATGTCCAGTGAGGACGGCATGGTGATGGCGCTGCACACGGGCAGCAGGCGTAACCACCATCCGGAGACGTTGCGCCGCTTCGGGCCCGACACCGGCCATGACATCCCGCTGCAGGCCGAGTTCACGCAAGCACTGCAGCCCATGCTGGAGCGCTTCGGTACCCACCCACGTTTCCAGACCGTGCTGTTCACGCTCGACGAGACCGTGTTCTCCCGGGAACTCGCCCCGCTGGCGGGGTTCTACCCGTCGGTGTACCTGGGCGCTCCGTGGTGGTTCCTCGATGCGCCGCGAGCCATGCAGCGTTTCCGCGATGCCGTGACCGAAACGGCGGGGTTCCACCGCAACGCGGGATTCATCGACGACACCCGCGGGTTCTGCTCCATCCCCGCCCGGCATGACACCGCCCGCCGCGTCGACGCCGCGCACCTGTCCGGGCTCGTGGCCGAGCACGTGCTCAGTGAATCCGATGCCGCCCAGGTCATTCGGGACCTCAACGAACGTCAGCCCCGCATCGCCTTCGGATTGTGA